A part of Gracilimonas sp. genomic DNA contains:
- a CDS encoding four helix bundle protein, with the protein MEGFGRRRYKDEFVRFLIFAHSSCDETISQLNMISDIHFSKEPLTGLINKHDTLGRKLNSFIKYVETSWQT; encoded by the coding sequence ATCGAAGGTTTCGGAAGAAGGCGTTATAAAGATGAATTTGTTCGATTCCTGATTTTTGCCCATTCTTCCTGCGATGAAACTATTTCACAATTAAACATGATCAGTGACATACACTTTTCTAAAGAACCATTGACTGGTTTGATTAATAAACATGATACTTTAGGCCGAAAATTGAACAGCTTTATTAAATATGTTGAAACAAGCTGGCAAACTTAA
- the panC gene encoding pantoate--beta-alanine ligase, translating into MKQVSSIADIRSEVAELKSQGKTIAFVPTMGALHAGHLSLIRLAKEKADEVVVSIYVNPVQFGPNEDFDSYPRQMEEDLRACKDEGVSVVFTPDDNIMYGAGKRYFSINIDELNEHMDGGSRPGFFEGIVLVVNKLFNIIEPDIAIFGQKDIQQFQILSRMVEEFNHDIELVAAPIARANDGLALSSRNAYLSDEERKIAPGLYRALQYVEKQIRDGVDEPGLLLKHQQDELEAKGFKNDYLNVFSMDDMQPVIKLKPGSTYILAGAAYLGKTRLIDNIILDL; encoded by the coding sequence ATGAAACAAGTTTCTTCTATAGCTGATATTCGTTCTGAGGTAGCTGAACTGAAATCTCAGGGCAAAACCATTGCTTTTGTGCCCACTATGGGTGCATTACATGCAGGCCATTTATCTTTGATCCGGCTGGCTAAGGAAAAAGCAGATGAAGTAGTGGTTTCAATTTATGTGAATCCTGTACAATTTGGCCCTAATGAGGATTTTGATAGCTATCCCAGGCAAATGGAGGAAGACCTGAGAGCCTGTAAAGATGAAGGAGTTTCAGTGGTTTTCACCCCTGACGATAACATCATGTATGGAGCCGGAAAAAGATACTTCAGCATTAATATAGATGAGCTGAATGAGCATATGGATGGAGGGAGCCGCCCGGGCTTTTTTGAAGGAATTGTGCTGGTGGTGAATAAATTGTTCAATATCATAGAGCCGGATATTGCTATTTTTGGACAAAAAGATATACAGCAGTTTCAGATTCTTTCCAGAATGGTGGAAGAATTTAACCACGATATTGAATTGGTGGCTGCCCCCATTGCACGGGCGAATGACGGGCTTGCACTCAGTAGCCGAAATGCCTACCTGAGTGACGAGGAACGCAAAATAGCCCCTGGTTTATACCGAGCCCTACAGTATGTGGAAAAACAGATTCGTGATGGAGTGGATGAGCCGGGATTATTGTTAAAACATCAACAGGATGAACTGGAAGCGAAAGGCTTCAAAAATGATTATCTTAATGTGTTTTCCATGGATGATATGCAGCCGGTTATAAAACTAAAACCCGGTTCAACATACATCCTTGCCGGCGCAGCTTACTTAGGTAAAACGCGCCTTATTGATAATATAATTTTAGACCTCTGA
- the sucB gene encoding 2-oxoglutarate dehydrogenase, E2 component, dihydrolipoamide succinyltransferase → MAKVEVVMPQMGESVMEGTVIEWAKNVGDTVEVDETLLEVATDKVDTEVPSPEAGVLVEVLAEEGDVVEVGKPIAIIETDKDAAGDVSSGGTDEAKAEETAEEEEPQEAEAQEEEVPAASGGGDEGERIEVQMPQMGESVVEATVIGWSKQVGDKVEEDETLLEISTDKVDSEVPSPAAGTLVEILAEENETIEVGQTIAVIATGKGASAGSLSSKPAPKKEEKKEAKAEQKQESQPAAVSSNGTSGGSEPQRVGSDGRFYSPLVRSIAKEEGISQEELENIDGSGQGGRVSKKDILAYVEDRKAGKVSAPAQQKQAAPSGGGLSKPSSASKSSDGSISAGQLDVKHSPSGDVEVIKMDRMRKMIAEHMVRSKQTSAHVTTFAEVDVTNMVRWRNANKAKFQEKTGTKLTFTPLFVEAIINAMLEFPLINSSVVEDEIHLKKDINFGLAVALGTGGEGGLIVPVIKKAQEKNLVGLANSVNEVAEKARSKKLSPDDLVGGTITLTNYGSVGNLMGTPIINQPQVAIIGTGAIEKRPVVMETEAGDVIAIRHMMFLSMSYDHRIIDGAHGGAFLNRIKEILEDFDTDRSV, encoded by the coding sequence ATGGCGAAGGTAGAAGTGGTCATGCCCCAAATGGGCGAATCGGTAATGGAAGGCACTGTTATAGAGTGGGCCAAAAATGTTGGCGACACCGTAGAAGTGGATGAAACTTTACTTGAAGTAGCCACCGATAAGGTGGATACAGAGGTGCCCTCACCCGAAGCAGGTGTGCTTGTCGAAGTACTTGCTGAAGAGGGAGATGTAGTTGAAGTAGGTAAACCGATCGCTATTATTGAAACGGATAAAGATGCTGCGGGAGATGTTTCTTCGGGCGGAACTGATGAAGCCAAAGCAGAAGAAACGGCTGAAGAGGAAGAACCGCAAGAAGCCGAAGCTCAGGAAGAAGAAGTACCTGCTGCTTCCGGTGGCGGTGATGAAGGCGAACGAATTGAAGTGCAGATGCCCCAGATGGGAGAGTCTGTAGTTGAAGCAACTGTAATTGGTTGGTCGAAGCAGGTTGGCGATAAAGTCGAAGAAGATGAAACCCTGCTCGAAATTTCTACTGATAAAGTTGATAGTGAAGTGCCATCTCCTGCCGCGGGTACTTTGGTTGAAATTCTTGCTGAAGAAAATGAAACCATTGAAGTAGGACAGACTATTGCTGTAATTGCAACGGGCAAAGGCGCTTCGGCAGGATCACTGTCAAGTAAACCGGCTCCTAAAAAAGAAGAGAAAAAAGAAGCTAAAGCTGAGCAAAAGCAGGAATCCCAGCCGGCAGCAGTATCTTCAAACGGAACTTCTGGTGGATCTGAACCACAGCGCGTTGGAAGTGATGGACGTTTTTATTCTCCATTGGTTCGCTCAATCGCCAAAGAAGAGGGAATTAGCCAGGAAGAACTGGAAAACATCGATGGTTCCGGGCAAGGCGGAAGAGTTTCTAAAAAAGATATTCTCGCCTATGTTGAAGATCGTAAAGCTGGTAAAGTATCAGCTCCGGCTCAGCAAAAACAAGCGGCACCTTCCGGTGGCGGACTAAGCAAGCCTTCTTCGGCTTCGAAATCTTCGGATGGATCTATTTCGGCTGGTCAGCTGGATGTGAAGCATTCCCCATCCGGTGATGTGGAAGTCATCAAGATGGATCGCATGCGTAAGATGATTGCTGAGCACATGGTTCGATCCAAGCAGACGTCAGCACATGTAACTACTTTCGCTGAAGTAGATGTTACCAACATGGTAAGGTGGAGAAACGCGAACAAAGCCAAGTTCCAGGAGAAAACAGGAACTAAACTGACATTCACCCCTCTCTTTGTGGAAGCTATTATCAACGCGATGCTGGAGTTCCCTCTCATTAACAGCTCGGTTGTTGAAGATGAAATTCACCTTAAGAAAGATATTAATTTCGGACTGGCCGTAGCGCTGGGTACCGGAGGCGAAGGTGGCTTAATTGTACCTGTTATCAAGAAAGCACAAGAGAAAAACCTGGTTGGCTTGGCAAACTCAGTGAATGAAGTTGCTGAAAAAGCCCGAAGCAAGAAATTAAGTCCGGACGATTTAGTGGGCGGAACCATCACCCTAACTAACTACGGAAGTGTGGGTAACCTGATGGGAACGCCCATTATTAACCAGCCTCAGGTAGCTATTATCGGAACAGGTGCTATCGAAAAACGGCCGGTTGTAATGGAAACGGAAGCAGGTGACGTAATCGCAATCCGCCATATGATGTTCCTCTCTATGAGTTATGACCACCGTATTATCGATGGTGCACATGGCGGAGCTTTCCTGAATCGCATCAAAGAGATTCTCGAAGATTTCGATACAGACCGTTCTGTTTAA
- the frr gene encoding ribosome recycling factor, with amino-acid sequence MISEELQEIIDEAEINMDEATAYFKKELSHVRAGKANPALLEGIKVEYYGSQTPLQQLANVSAPEARLLVIQPYDRSGMEDIEKAIMSAGLGLNPNNDGERILIPLPVLTEERRKELVKHSKDIAEKAKISIRNTRRDANDAIKKKVESESLSEDSKFEAEDEIQKLTDKYTAKVDELLEKKEQEIMTV; translated from the coding sequence ATGATATCGGAAGAATTACAGGAAATTATCGATGAAGCGGAAATCAATATGGATGAAGCCACCGCTTATTTCAAAAAAGAACTCTCTCATGTGCGAGCCGGTAAAGCGAACCCTGCATTGCTCGAAGGCATCAAAGTTGAATATTACGGTTCACAGACGCCGCTTCAGCAGCTGGCTAATGTGAGCGCCCCGGAAGCACGCCTTTTGGTTATCCAACCTTATGACAGATCCGGCATGGAAGATATTGAGAAGGCAATTATGTCGGCCGGGCTTGGACTTAATCCAAACAATGATGGTGAACGCATCCTGATTCCGCTTCCCGTGCTAACTGAGGAGCGACGCAAAGAGTTGGTTAAACATTCTAAGGACATTGCCGAAAAGGCAAAGATCAGTATCCGAAACACCCGCCGGGACGCCAACGATGCCATCAAAAAGAAGGTAGAAAGCGAATCCCTTTCAGAAGATTCAAAGTTTGAAGCTGAAGATGAGATCCAGAAGCTTACCGACAAATACACCGCCAAAGTTGACGAACTGCTCGAGAAAAAAGAACAAGAAATCATGACGGTTTAA
- the smc gene encoding chromosome segregation protein SMC, translating to MYISELDLQGFKSFAHKTKVKFDSGITSIVGPNGCGKSNIVDALRWVLGEQRPSLLRSSAMANVIFNGTAQKKALGMAEVSLTFVNDKGILPIEYSEVTITRRLYRSGDSEYLINNTSCRLKDIMELFMDTGMGSDAYSVIELKMVEEILNDKNNDRRRLFEEAAGVTKYKDQRKKTIRKLESTRKDLQRVDDLLVELRKKARSLEIQAEKAEKAKVYKDELEIKDKALTLHEFNKIKSELEPLKERITNADKEKKEIGKGMEELEEADEKARAELIEKEKQQAEAQRRVSQLHNAIREADTNLRITKEKIENEKKVIAEYGKDIEQGKKDLKELNELLDSSRKKLESFDDDLEKSEKALEDSKKKYGQIQQQYNRERSELYEIEVQISATNNELNQLQTKRIKIESRLENTEGDLERINDEIVDLNDEIDNMNGEQGLIEKKLEKLVVERDELEEQLETAREKREQFAEKQNEIKDELRTLQSKKESLESEIRLMNDLASSNEAFPGSVKFLIENHRFDFKDMTTVSEIFNTDEKHAVALEAVLGDVLNFVVVKTLEEAKQAAKILKENDKGRATFIPLDQLSATYPVKDGSLFDEVKSKREYSALKQLLLGNAKVFDSVEDAYSATKKDDELVGVTFDGEVVTNSRFFQSGSKSKNAGIRVGLKDKIEKLEKEEAKTTKEISKLEDYLQQIVEKYEKLDIGELSKSLKEKEQEVRRLEQQQHSLSSKIQVYQKNIGELVNRKDNLKSSEGTAQEELDSIQPKQKELQQKMLELDEKQQEKKDLLETLEDERSIAQTRYNDTQLKHQDLRNKVDNLEREVQRAETGIENVEKRIKNRTSMTEESKEEIDTLSSRIKELQSSIEKNAEAKKEADEELEKAEEAAAKQRGKINEIEKELKEVRRRKEVNMELVHHLDMAREKMEMQSQALSDHIWETYGILMKQIEGAEMPEDKTPEEVKERISWLKQKLNSIGEVNPLAIEEYKEEKERLDFYEEQIQDLEEAEEQLLETIDEINETATERFNKTFERIRVNFQKVFKTLFEADDYCDLLIEQDVEDPLEARIEIKAQPRGKRPSGISQLSGGEKTLTAIALLFAIYLVKPSPFCVLDEVDAPLDDANIERFAKMIKEFSEDTQFIIITHNKKTMSKAEMMYGVTMPTTGVSRLVGVKLDEVEDVL from the coding sequence ATGTATATATCCGAACTCGACCTTCAGGGATTTAAAAGCTTCGCTCACAAAACAAAGGTGAAGTTTGACAGCGGGATTACCTCTATTGTAGGCCCCAATGGCTGTGGTAAATCCAATATCGTGGATGCCCTGAGATGGGTTCTGGGTGAGCAGCGACCTTCTTTACTCCGCTCATCGGCAATGGCCAATGTAATTTTCAATGGTACGGCTCAAAAGAAGGCACTTGGGATGGCTGAGGTTTCGCTGACTTTTGTAAACGACAAAGGAATTCTTCCCATCGAGTATAGTGAAGTAACGATCACTCGTCGCCTGTACCGTTCAGGAGATAGCGAATACCTGATTAACAATACTTCCTGCAGGTTGAAAGATATCATGGAGCTCTTCATGGATACCGGGATGGGCTCAGATGCCTATTCGGTGATTGAGCTGAAAATGGTTGAGGAAATTCTGAATGACAAGAACAACGATCGGCGTCGGTTATTTGAGGAAGCGGCCGGTGTTACCAAATACAAAGATCAGCGTAAGAAGACGATTCGAAAACTGGAATCGACCCGTAAAGATTTACAGCGGGTTGATGATTTATTGGTTGAGCTAAGAAAGAAAGCCCGTTCACTCGAGATTCAGGCCGAAAAAGCGGAAAAGGCTAAAGTTTATAAAGATGAACTCGAAATTAAGGACAAGGCACTTACCCTGCACGAGTTCAATAAGATAAAATCAGAGCTTGAGCCCCTGAAAGAACGCATCACCAATGCGGATAAGGAGAAGAAGGAAATCGGCAAGGGTATGGAGGAGCTTGAAGAGGCTGATGAAAAAGCCCGGGCAGAACTCATCGAAAAGGAAAAACAGCAGGCTGAGGCTCAGCGCCGGGTAAGTCAGCTCCATAATGCTATCCGCGAAGCCGACACTAATCTCCGGATCACAAAAGAGAAAATTGAGAATGAGAAAAAGGTGATTGCCGAATATGGCAAGGATATTGAGCAGGGTAAAAAGGATTTAAAGGAACTGAATGAACTGCTTGATTCGAGCCGAAAGAAGCTGGAATCGTTTGATGATGATTTAGAGAAATCCGAAAAGGCACTCGAAGATTCAAAAAAGAAATACGGGCAAATTCAGCAGCAGTATAATCGTGAGCGATCTGAACTGTATGAAATTGAAGTGCAGATCAGTGCTACCAATAACGAGCTGAACCAACTTCAAACCAAGCGCATTAAAATTGAAAGTCGTCTTGAGAATACCGAAGGCGACCTGGAGCGCATCAACGATGAGATTGTAGATCTGAATGATGAGATCGACAATATGAATGGCGAACAAGGGCTGATCGAGAAAAAGCTGGAGAAGCTGGTTGTTGAACGGGATGAACTGGAAGAGCAATTGGAAACTGCACGGGAAAAGCGGGAGCAATTCGCGGAGAAGCAAAACGAGATTAAAGACGAACTCAGAACGCTTCAAAGTAAAAAAGAATCGCTGGAGTCTGAGATCCGGTTGATGAATGACCTTGCCAGCTCGAACGAAGCATTTCCGGGTAGTGTAAAATTCCTGATTGAAAATCACCGCTTTGATTTCAAAGACATGACTACCGTGTCAGAGATCTTCAATACCGATGAAAAACATGCGGTGGCTCTTGAGGCCGTTCTGGGTGATGTGCTGAACTTCGTAGTCGTAAAAACACTGGAAGAAGCCAAACAAGCAGCAAAAATCCTGAAGGAAAATGACAAAGGCCGAGCGACCTTCATTCCACTAGATCAACTTTCTGCAACCTACCCTGTTAAAGATGGCAGCCTGTTTGATGAAGTGAAATCCAAGCGGGAATACTCAGCTCTAAAACAGCTATTGCTGGGTAATGCCAAAGTTTTTGATTCGGTGGAAGACGCTTATTCCGCCACCAAAAAAGATGATGAGCTGGTTGGCGTTACTTTTGATGGAGAGGTGGTAACCAACTCCCGGTTCTTCCAAAGCGGAAGCAAGAGTAAAAATGCCGGAATTCGTGTCGGGCTGAAAGACAAAATTGAGAAGCTCGAAAAAGAAGAAGCCAAGACCACCAAAGAAATCTCCAAGCTGGAAGACTACCTTCAGCAGATCGTAGAAAAATACGAGAAGTTGGATATTGGCGAGCTTAGCAAATCTCTTAAGGAAAAAGAGCAGGAAGTCCGCCGGCTGGAACAGCAACAGCACAGTTTAAGTTCAAAAATCCAGGTCTATCAGAAGAATATTGGTGAACTGGTCAATCGCAAAGACAACCTGAAAAGCAGTGAGGGCACCGCTCAGGAAGAACTCGACTCCATTCAGCCCAAACAAAAGGAATTACAGCAAAAAATGCTGGAACTGGATGAGAAGCAGCAGGAGAAAAAAGACCTCCTCGAAACACTGGAAGATGAGCGCTCCATAGCCCAAACCCGCTACAATGACACTCAGCTCAAACATCAGGACCTTCGCAACAAAGTAGACAACCTGGAACGGGAAGTTCAACGAGCTGAAACCGGTATTGAGAATGTGGAAAAGCGCATCAAGAACCGAACCTCGATGACCGAAGAGAGTAAGGAAGAAATTGACACGCTCAGTTCACGGATCAAAGAGTTACAATCCAGTATCGAAAAAAATGCGGAAGCCAAAAAAGAGGCTGATGAAGAACTCGAAAAGGCCGAAGAAGCTGCCGCCAAACAGCGGGGTAAAATCAATGAAATTGAGAAGGAGCTGAAGGAAGTCCGCCGCCGCAAAGAGGTGAATATGGAGTTGGTTCACCACCTGGATATGGCTCGTGAGAAAATGGAGATGCAGAGTCAGGCTCTATCAGATCATATCTGGGAAACCTATGGTATCCTGATGAAGCAGATTGAAGGTGCTGAAATGCCTGAGGATAAAACACCGGAAGAAGTTAAAGAACGTATCAGCTGGCTGAAGCAGAAATTGAACAGCATCGGTGAAGTGAATCCGCTGGCGATCGAAGAATATAAAGAAGAAAAGGAGCGGCTGGATTTCTACGAAGAGCAAATTCAGGATCTGGAAGAAGCCGAGGAGCAGCTACTCGAAACCATCGATGAGATCAACGAAACGGCTACCGAGCGCTTCAATAAAACGTTTGAAAGAATTCGGGTAAACTTTCAGAAGGTATTTAAAACGCTTTTTGAAGCCGATGACTACTGTGATTTGCTTATTGAGCAGGATGTAGAAGACCCGCTGGAAGCCCGCATCGAAATCAAGGCTCAGCCTCGCGGTAAACGCCCATCTGGTATTTCACAGCTTTCCGGTGGAGAAAAAACGCTGACGGCTATCGCCCTGCTTTTTGCTATATATCTGGTAAAGCCCTCTCCGTTTTGTGTTTTGGATGAGGTAGACGCTCCTTTGGATGATGCCAATATTGAGCGGTTTGCCAAAATGATCAAAGAATTCAGTGAAGACACCCAGTTTATCATCATCACGCATAACAAAAAGACCATGAGCAAGGCCGAGATGATGTATGGCGTGACTATGCCTACTACCGGTGTAAGTCGCTTGGTGGGCGTGAAGCTTGATGAAGTGGAAGATGTGCTCTAA
- a CDS encoding ABC transporter permease, whose translation MLQKILYNFDIALEAIQRNKLRAFLTSLGIIFGVSSVIAMLAIGTGAQQEVLQQMELLGTNNVIVQPVVEQREGNVGDENAAKQEKKKFSPGLNLEDLESIKRLVPQVEKLSPEIMYETSFIRDARIRTGKLIGVNKDYFDISNLGIVEGSNFSDLQIQNADPVCVIGYDVKTRFFAGESPIGKKIKVGHLWLTVIGVIEKKEVSTENIENLGIRNFNLDIYSPATTVLLRFKNRAVLTGKDLQGSGSRSIVFMGGAMISSSGGGNNNSGDGNYNQLDKLIVKVSDTKYSATIADVVSRMLQRRHNDVVDFEIIVPEQLLQQEQRTKRIFNIVLSSIASISLIVGGIGIMNIMLASVVERYREIGVRMAVGAQKKDIELQFLTEALTISITGGFIGIILGMAFSYAIEATADIATIVTPISIFISFGVALVIGVVFGYYPAKRAAQHDPVHALRHE comes from the coding sequence GTGCTGCAGAAAATACTCTACAACTTTGACATCGCTCTTGAAGCTATTCAGCGAAATAAGCTGCGCGCCTTTTTAACCTCTTTGGGGATCATTTTTGGGGTTTCTTCAGTAATTGCCATGCTAGCTATAGGAACGGGTGCTCAACAGGAAGTGCTTCAGCAGATGGAGCTTTTGGGAACCAATAACGTAATTGTACAACCGGTTGTAGAGCAGCGGGAAGGTAATGTTGGAGATGAAAATGCAGCAAAACAGGAAAAGAAAAAATTCTCTCCGGGTTTGAACCTTGAAGATCTGGAAAGTATCAAAAGGTTGGTGCCTCAGGTTGAAAAATTGAGCCCTGAGATTATGTATGAAACTTCTTTTATCCGTGATGCTCGTATCAGAACCGGGAAACTAATCGGGGTAAATAAGGACTATTTTGATATTTCAAATCTGGGCATTGTAGAGGGAAGTAATTTCAGCGATCTGCAAATTCAAAATGCAGACCCTGTGTGTGTGATTGGATATGACGTAAAGACCCGATTTTTTGCGGGTGAGAGCCCGATTGGTAAGAAAATAAAAGTGGGACATTTGTGGCTTACCGTGATTGGGGTAATCGAAAAGAAAGAAGTTTCTACAGAAAATATTGAGAATCTTGGCATCCGAAATTTCAATCTGGATATTTATTCACCGGCAACTACCGTGCTGTTAAGATTTAAAAATCGTGCAGTTTTGACGGGTAAAGATTTGCAGGGAAGTGGCAGTCGCTCAATTGTATTTATGGGTGGAGCCATGATCAGCAGTTCAGGTGGGGGTAACAATAACTCTGGAGACGGGAATTACAACCAGCTGGATAAACTCATTGTAAAAGTATCAGACACCAAGTATAGTGCTACCATTGCTGATGTTGTTTCCCGAATGCTGCAACGCCGCCATAATGATGTAGTTGATTTCGAGATTATCGTACCCGAGCAATTGCTGCAGCAGGAACAACGAACCAAGCGAATTTTTAACATCGTGCTCTCCTCCATTGCTTCTATTTCACTGATTGTTGGTGGAATTGGTATTATGAATATTATGCTGGCCTCAGTAGTAGAACGGTACCGCGAAATTGGAGTGCGGATGGCCGTGGGAGCTCAGAAAAAAGATATCGAGCTTCAGTTTTTGACCGAAGCACTGACCATTAGTATTACCGGTGGTTTTATTGGGATAATTTTAGGGATGGCTTTCAGTTATGCCATCGAAGCTACTGCAGACATTGCGACCATTGTAACCCCGATTTCCATTTTCATCTCATTCGGTGTAGCGCTTGTCATTGGTGTAGTATTCGGATACTACCCAGCCAAACGTGCCGCTCAACACGACCCTGTACACGCATTACGACATGAATAA
- a CDS encoding efflux RND transporter periplasmic adaptor subunit, which yields MKKKYLIPAIIIGFSLIAWFVFGGESAETVELTTTPKKGEFVVDVTTTGELRAKQSVEIRGPQGVREIRLFNLKIQRLIPEGTIVKEGDFVAELDRSEITGRLQDAMLELQQAQSQVTQVSLDSTLTLSQARDNLINLEYALEERQIAVDQSKYESPAVQRQAEIDLDKARRQLAQEKKNYVTKVKQAEAQMSEVEADFQEEQNEVNKIRTLLQQFTVKAPAQGMVIYKRNYDGSKVTEGTDISAWNPTVAELPDFSVMESITYVNEVDVQKIVKDQNVEIGLDAIPNKNLVGKVTSVANIGEQRPNSDSKVYEVIVEIAETDSVLRPAMTTSNRVIVNRVPEAMFIPLETIHVKDSTSFVFKKDGLYPVMQEVDLGLMNENEVIVHRGLSMDDVIYLSVPQDTADIERLYLEEEITSN from the coding sequence ATGAAGAAAAAGTATTTAATTCCAGCTATTATTATTGGGTTTTCACTGATAGCCTGGTTTGTATTTGGAGGTGAGTCAGCAGAAACTGTTGAGCTGACAACGACCCCCAAAAAAGGAGAATTTGTTGTTGATGTAACAACCACCGGGGAATTACGCGCTAAGCAATCGGTGGAAATTCGCGGACCTCAGGGAGTTCGTGAAATTCGGTTATTTAATCTAAAGATTCAGCGGCTAATACCGGAAGGCACCATTGTTAAGGAAGGTGATTTTGTGGCGGAATTGGATCGATCAGAGATTACCGGGCGACTACAGGATGCCATGCTGGAGCTTCAACAGGCTCAGTCTCAGGTTACTCAGGTTTCCTTAGACAGTACGCTTACCCTTTCGCAGGCGCGTGATAATCTGATCAATCTCGAGTATGCGCTGGAAGAGAGACAAATTGCTGTTGATCAGTCTAAGTATGAATCTCCGGCCGTGCAACGTCAGGCGGAAATAGATTTGGATAAAGCTCGTCGCCAACTGGCACAAGAAAAGAAGAACTATGTTACCAAAGTAAAGCAAGCGGAAGCTCAGATGAGTGAAGTGGAGGCAGATTTCCAGGAAGAGCAAAACGAAGTAAATAAAATCAGAACATTACTTCAGCAGTTTACGGTTAAAGCTCCGGCTCAGGGGATGGTAATCTACAAACGAAATTATGATGGGAGTAAAGTTACGGAGGGCACCGACATCAGTGCATGGAATCCTACAGTTGCTGAATTGCCCGATTTTTCGGTGATGGAATCTATCACTTATGTGAATGAAGTAGATGTTCAGAAAATAGTGAAAGATCAAAATGTGGAAATTGGACTGGATGCTATTCCTAATAAAAACCTGGTTGGAAAGGTGACCAGTGTAGCGAATATTGGTGAGCAACGTCCTAATTCTGATTCCAAAGTATATGAAGTGATTGTTGAGATAGCAGAAACAGACAGTGTGCTTCGCCCGGCTATGACTACCAGTAATCGTGTAATTGTAAACCGTGTTCCGGAAGCAATGTTTATCCCATTGGAAACAATTCATGTTAAGGATTCAACCAGCTTTGTATTTAAGAAAGATGGATTATATCCGGTTATGCAAGAAGTTGATCTTGGCCTGATGAATGAAAACGAAGTAATTGTTCATCGCGGACTTTCCATGGATGATGTGATTTATTTGTCTGTGCCACAAGATACGGCAGACATTGAGCGACTCTATCTGGAAGAAGAAATTACATCAAACTAA
- the panD gene encoding aspartate 1-decarboxylase, with protein sequence MKITMFKSKLHQMAVTEANLMYEGSITIDQDLLDAANLLPYEKVQVLNITNGSRLETYTIPGERGSRVCCLNGAAARLTQVGDRIIVISYAEMTPEEAKDHKPRVVIVDENNDPKEILDNTQPGKSYDLETGLVDNTLVEE encoded by the coding sequence ATGAAAATCACGATGTTTAAATCGAAACTGCACCAAATGGCAGTAACAGAAGCTAACCTGATGTATGAAGGAAGCATCACCATTGACCAGGATTTGCTGGATGCGGCTAACCTTCTGCCCTACGAAAAGGTACAGGTGCTAAATATAACGAATGGCTCCCGGCTAGAGACATATACCATTCCAGGAGAGAGAGGAAGCCGGGTTTGTTGTCTGAATGGTGCAGCAGCCAGGCTAACACAAGTTGGGGATCGAATTATTGTAATTAGTTATGCTGAGATGACCCCCGAGGAAGCAAAAGATCATAAGCCTCGTGTAGTGATTGTGGATGAGAATAATGATCCAAAAGAAATTCTGGATAATACTCAACCAGGCAAAAGTTATGATCTTGAAACGGGTTTGGTTGATAATACTTTAGTAGAAGAATAG